From Rhodamnia argentea isolate NSW1041297 chromosome 10, ASM2092103v1, whole genome shotgun sequence, a single genomic window includes:
- the LOC115735142 gene encoding zinc finger protein 593 → MGGKCPHRKVKKRRLSHKTARRTKFLLKGDDAVYEELKKPDEQRQPLPVDEDLPGMGQYYCVHCDRYFPNVATRDEHFKTKRHKKRVKQMMGPAPHTQLDAELAAGMGMPDNGPKLMSM, encoded by the exons ATGGGAGGTAAATGCCCGCACAGGAAAGTGAAGAAGAGACGCCTCTCACACAAAACTGCTCGTCGCACCAAGTTCCTCCTCAaag GCGACGACGCCGTGTATGAGGAGCTGAAGAAGCCGGATGAGCAGCGACAGCCGTTGCCCGTGGATGAGGATCTCCCCGGGATGGGCCAGTACTATTGCGTGCACTGCGA CCGATATTTTCCGAATGTCGCTACAAGGGACGAGCATTTCAAGACCAAGCGCCATAAGAAACG TGTGAAGCAAATGATGGGTCCTGCGCCACATACTCAGCTTGATGCTGAGTTAGCTGCAGGGATGGGCATGCCTGATAATGGTCCAAAGCTTATGTCGATGTGA